GAATAGATAttagatttttacaaattttaggCACAAGTAAAATTTGATTGAGCAAAAAAATACGACGGGGAACCGATAGTATTGCTGATCCTATATGAGAAATAAACAAACCTGAATTGTTTCCTATGCAAACGTGATCTGTGCCGGAGTATTCCTCAGATGTAAGCTTGAGGTTGTTCATCTCATTGGTAAGATGATGAGATGCGCCTGTGTCTGGATACTAGTCCTCAGCTGAGTTCACTGATGGAGAGGAGTAGAGAGCATGTGGAGGAGCGGTAGACTCATTCTGGAAGGATGCATCAAACCTTGAGTAGCACCGAGAGGCAAGGTGGCCAATTTTGCCGCATAACTGGCAAACATGGTGGGCTACGGCACAACTTGGTTGGGGAAGAAGGAGCCATGCCCACATGTTGGAAACGCAAGGGTGTGTCCACAGTACACTGGTCGGCCTTCAGAGTATGAGTTCCTCCCAAAAAAACCTCTTCCGCTTGGTATGCTCGAGTGGGCAAAATAATTGGCAGAAGGCAGCTGCATCTCAGCAATGGGCATGTTGTGTTCAATTCGCATCTCATGAGCCAATAGATGGCCATTTATTTCATCAATAGTGAGAGGATCGACCCGTGTGGTAACAGAAGTTACGAAAGGATCGTAATCAGATCCTAGCCCAACAAGAAGGAATGGTACGCTCTCAAAATCATTCAGGGGCTGTCCGGCAGCAACTAGAGTATCGCTGAGGTTTTTGATCTTCTGAAAATACTCAATAATAGAAGAGTTACCTTTCTTAGATGTAGCAAGCTGATAATGGATCTGCATGATTCGAGCACGGGACTGCGAAGCGAACATGGAGATCAAGGCATCCCAAAGTGCACGGGCAGTAGCACATCCCACGGCATGCACCATGAAGGGTTCAGTGAGAGTAGAAATCAAAACACTTAGAATCATTTGATCCTTCTGGACCCACTGCATGAAATCGAGGTTAAGCATGGTGGCTGGCACATCTGCTGCGGTATTGGCGTTGGGAATGGTTTGCTGCGGTGGTGGATTGGTTCCATCCATGAAACCGTATGCGTCTTGGCCTTGGAGATACGCAAGATTCTGTGTGCGCCATGATGTGAAATAATCCTTGGATAATTTGGTGGAGGGGGTATGGGACATATTTGGAATGGTGAAGATGGCACAACCAGATTGTTTCTGCTGGTTGGGTGGCGGGTTGGAAGGAGGGTTGGAGGAAAGTGCTACTTCGGCCATTGAGCTTTAGACGTTAGTCTGTTTTTGCTCTTTTACCATAAAAGATCTAAAATAAATCTACCTAAGAATGCTTTGAATTGCTTACCACTCTGGGTGGCTTGTattgatatttataataatacAAGTATTCTAGTTACAATGAAACTAAGATACAAAGAGATTAGTGATAAGTGCAGGGGCAGCTTGTTATTATCTTGAGTGTGAGAGTCCCATACTATCTCAAACTATTATGTGTTCTAACATAGAATATAATCTCTTCAAGTGTAGATGCAATGTCTTCTTTTAGTCTTGGtatggaatattttttttttttttttttcaggtcaTTGTATGAGTTTATAGTCCTGCTCACCAAAGAGTACCATGTCTGAGGAGGATATCTCAACCGATGATTAGCCATTCAACTCAGTCTTGCTTTGCTTTGGTACTACGGGCCTCCCAAAATATGAGCATTTTTTACGCTTTTACAGTACATGAAATGCACAAACGACTAATAGTTACCCAGCAAGATCGGCTTacttggtttaattttttttaaaaaaaaaaaaaacaaaacaaaacaaaataaaaaaaaaaaaaaaacagatgtcAGCGGTAGACGTTGTAGCATTTTGCTGTATGATAATCACTACTATCTCAATCCTCTATCCATTTTTCCTCTCTATTGGAGGGTAAGGAATGATAAAaactaccaacaagcaagccataCATGCTTCCAAATATCCAATAAACAAAACCAACTTAACTAACCTTGCAACTGACAATTCGACATGCTTCCACATCCAAAATACTAGACACACAAActagagagaatgaaagaaactTGGCCATAAACCAAAAAGCATTCTGCAACAATCAACATTCCATTACAATATTTTGAACACaaccaaatattaaaaagaaatcaaaattccCGACTCAAGGGAAATCAAAGACCCAAGGGAACTAGGTGTGGTAGCACAATCTTTGATTTCCTTTCTTGACTTGGCTTTCAGTTGCTTCTCCTCTATTAAGTGTAGATGAAGTATCGGCTGCCTGCATAATAGGACACTGGAATTCTTGTAACACCGGTCAAAGTTTTCAGATAATATGGACACCAAGGGATGCATGGGAACCTCCAACTGCTTAGGGATCATACTCTGTCCTGCTTGTAGGACAAAATCTTCTCTCCTACACATCTTTGCCCTCTTTCaccaaagaggaaaagaagaatcTTCCAAGCAGAGAGAGTAAAACAAAACCTCTTCGATTCAGTCAGTTAGCAGTCGCACAACTCTTCAGTGACCAAGATGACCCCTTTGATGCTCTTCTTTCCCTGTATACCCCTCCATCCTTTGGAGGTGGAAGAAAGGGTACATCCCAAAACGTTAACATGGTGGGGGAACAAGAATTGTCACTAAAGGTAAGAGAAATGACTACAAGGAACCAAAGATTCTC
This window of the Corylus avellana chromosome ca5, CavTom2PMs-1.0 genome carries:
- the LOC132183403 gene encoding uncharacterized protein LOC132183403 — its product is MSHTPSTKLSKDYFTSWRTQNLAYLQGQDAYGFMDGTNPPPQQTIPNANTAADVPATMLNLDFMQWVQKDQMILSVLISTLTEPFMVHAVGCATARALWDALISMFASQSRARIMQIHYQLATSKKGNSSIIEYFQKIKNLSDTLVAAGQPLNDFESVPFLLVGLGSDYDPFVTSVTTRVDPLTIDEINGHLLAHEMRIEHNMPIAEMQLPSANYFAHSSIPSGRGFFGRNSYSEGRPVYCGHTLAFPTCGHGSFFPNQVVP